GATTGATTTAAAAAATACATTGGCATTTTTAAATGAAGATAAATTAATTGTTTTAGAGCCAAGCCAAAATAAAATTTCAGATCACTTAAAAAAAGGAATTATTGATAATACTTACCAGATAGCAGGTCTTTGTCAAGATGGAGAAGTTAGAGGATTTGAGTTTAAGTCCCAGAGCAATATTATTTTTGTTGGAGTTGACACCAAGAGTATATCTCCAAATATCACTAAAACATTCCTATTTGGAGATGATGATGAATATGTATTAAATGCAAGTAGTATTATAGGAATAATTAACAATGCGAATTCAATAAAAGAAATCGTTGATTTTTTTATAGCTTATAACAATAATCAAGATAGAATTATGTCTTTCTCCAATGGAGATGCTTTATTTCGAATGTGGCAATCATCAAATCAGATGATTAATGATGGTGCTTTGAATGTAAATATGGCTTTCTTACCCTATGAAAGTGTTCATTATAATATGGAAACGTTTGATAAAATTGTATTAAACTATCCATTTGAAATAGGGGGAGAGTTTTATAATATTCATGGTTGGAAAATAGTTGATAGGGAACAAACTGATTTGTCACTTATTTCAAAAGCTCATCTTGGATCAATTGATATATTTTCAGAGAATCATAAAAAAATTATATATCGGGAGTTACATTTTATTTTAGAAGATATAAATATCTATGATTACGAACAAATAAAATCTTTTAACGAAATTGTTTTAAATGCTTTATGTCATAATAAAGAAGCAATTTTATCAAACTATGAAAAAGAAACTATGGAGATTAATTTAGTATCTAAGTCTGTGCTTGATAGAAATGCTAATTCTAGATGTCCGATACAAGAAACGAACTATTTTAATAAAATAGTTTTTGTTAAAAATTCCAAATATCAGATAACTTTATTAGCTCCTAGATGGAATAAAATATTTGCTGATAATCTTTCCAAATCAACATTGGAATTTGAAAATACAATTCTAATAAATTTACTAGACAGTTTCCTTTTTAAGGATAGAGTTTTGTTATTTGAAAAAATTAAAGAAACAGACAATGAGAAACGAACTTCAAGCTTATTTGAAGTTAGGGTTGAATATTTTATTCAGCCTCATTTAGAATTCTCAGCTCCTAAAAACTATTCTTTTAAAAGAGTTAGGAAAAGTATTGCTAACATCATTAAAGAACTTGGATTAGAGCCAGGTATATATTGTGAATCAGACATAGTTGCTATCGTAAGATGTTTTAGAAATAAAATACGCGAAGACTTAGTTTCTATGATGTCATTGTATAATCAGTATGACTTGATACTTAAACTACAAAATATATTATCTTTAATTATTTTTAATATTGATATCCACCGCAGAAGATTAACTACATTTTCAGATAACGGAAATCTTCAAACTGTTAAATTAAATAAATTTCGAGAACAAACAATTGATTTACGTGAAGAGGCCCGCGTTTATAAACCAATATTAGAATATCTTATTGAAGAGAATTTAGTAACAGAAAGGGATGATGACGCATTAATTCCAAGTGATGATATTGTTGATGAATTGATTGCTTATGGGAAATACATATTAGATTTTCAACTTCTTTCTGATGCCTATTCGTATGGTGCTAGCAATTGGTTTCAGTTAGAGATTGAAGATAATTATGTTGTAGATATTTCAGAAACGGAAAAGTACTTACAATTTGTTGATGAAATGATAGAAATCAAGTATAAATATGGTGAATACGCAAGTAGAGATAAGGAAATTGACAATAATATAATTGATCTGGTTAAGAAATCGTTCTTTCAAGATACGAAAGTTGATTTTGATTCTTTTATTTGTTTCCTCTCCATATTTTCAAGTAATAGTCATATTTTAAAATTAAAAAATCAAAAATTACTGACTGTAAAAGGAAATGTTGTAACAGGTAAAATAGAAGATTTGGCTAAATATTTTGAAGAGAATTCGGACTATTCAATTGAAATCTTTTATGGTGTTTTGAAATTCTTAGTTATAGAAAAGAAGAAAATTACTACTAATGGAGTAATTCCAATATGGGAGAAAAAGAAAAGAGATAATAAATTTTCTGCTAAACCTATTATTGTTAATCATAATAGCATTATTTTTTCACCTATTATTCTTGATAGGTTGGCAAAAGATTGGACAGAGGGAATGATGAACTTCATTTTACCATATGATATTGGTATGCAAAATACGCTAAATACAATAAATAGTTGGAAAAAATTTTACGAACAACAGATAGTCCAAAATCTTAAGGGCTTATTTAAAGATAATAGGTACGTTACTCATATTGATCAAGAATTATATAAATTAGATATTAAAGGAAATCATCCTAGAAATTTAGGAGATTACGACCTAATTGTGATAGACAATAAGCTGAAAGAAATATTATTATTTGAAGTTAAATATATGCGTTTAAGTCAGACTATGAAAGATAGTATGGGTGATCAAAAAGAATACTTTTTTGGGGGAAAGGCCAAAGGACTAAAGTTCAAACGGCGAGTAGAGTATTTTGAAGAGAATCTAGATGTAATTTGTAGAAATATCGGATTAGAAGAGAGATACTCATTAAAATCATATTTCATTACAAATAAACTAATAAAATCAAACTTTGTGGAATTTCCATTTGAAATTATTAGTTTTAATGAATTTAAATCTCTCAATAATAATTGAATTTCTTTATAAAATTTGAACAGGCTATCAAAGTATTCATTTTCTAAAATTGATAAAAGAGATTTTGTATATATTAACTTCTAAATTTATTTCTCATAAAATGTAGTCATTTGGTTGATTTTTACAGTAACACATCGAAATTCTAAATTTCAAAAATCACTTTAAATCAATATTTTTCGTCATAACTGACGAGTAGTGAATGTCTGCTTGACTTCTGTCTGTAAAAACCAAATAAGGTAAACTTTTGATATTCTGGTTCGATTTTTACTTATTTTTGACGAAAATTTACCTTATTTTGATGCAATTGATTGAAATTAGTTGAAATTTTATTTTCTGAAAACTAGTGAGAACGTTGATTTTAAAGAATTTTGAAATTTGATGAAATAAGTGATGCCCCAACCAGGTCTTAAGAAAGCTCGTAAAGCATCACAATTTAGTAAACGTTAATTCGAGAGAATTACTATACTTACAAAGAGCACCTTTCGGGGTGTTCTTTTTTATATTTTCATACTAAATTGGTGTAATCTGACAAAGTCAGTTGCCTCAGAACGTTAATCAATAAGATACTATCAACGTTTCAAAGCACTTCATGGTTCACACCATGGGGTGTTTTTTGATGATTTTTAGCAAAATTCACACTATTGTTTCTTTGCATTCAACTCAAATTCTTCTGGTCAAATTATTAACAAATCTTCAAGATGAGGGATTGGTGAAATAGGCTGTTTGAGGCTTTTATGCTATACTAGTTTTAATGACAATCTTCTATTTCTAAAGCAACAATAGATCCGTAATTTGTTTTTAATTAAGGAGTTTGGGATTGTAAGAGGGAGATGATATATCTGAAGGAGCATCAATATGAAAAAACGTGCCTTGATTTTACTGGTTTTGTCCCTTGTAGTATTTGGAGGAGGAGCATGGCTAGCACAGGAAACAAATCTATTTCTAAGTCCGCGAGCCAAGCAGTTGGCTTATTTAAAGGAGCATGAAGAGGATATTAAGGAGTTTGTAAAATCTTTAAATCCTAAAGTCGAATCGGTTCAAATAGATTGGAAACAGACACAATGGGATAAGATAGGAAATGGTACACCTCAAGGAGGAGGCGATATTGTTCAGGTTTATGGAGGGTTTAATAATATATCAAACTCAAGCTGGAGTGTGATTATTAAGATTACAGATGGAAAAATTTTAATTAAATCTATTGGAATTGGTAGTCCGTTGCGTATTGGGGGTAAACTGCTTGACTAATAGCAACTTAAAAAATTTTGATAATTTTTACTCAAATTTAACATCATTCATTCCCCACTGACTTCGAATACTTTCCAAAAGTTTTTTTACATTCATGATATAATAAACTAAGATTCCACTATATTGGAGGAAAGAAATGAAAAAACGTACTTTAGTTTGGCTAGTTTTAGCACTTGTAGTATTTGGAGGCGGAGCATGGCTAGCACAAGAAACAAATTTATTTCTAAGCCCACGAGCTAAGCAGTTGGATTATTTAAAGGAACATGAGGAAGAAATTGTAAAATTTGTAAAGTCTAAAAATTCAAAGATTGAATCTGTTCAGATTGCTTGGGATGAAACTAAATGGGAAAAAGTTGGGAATGGGACCCCTCAAGGAGGCGGAGAAATTGTAAATGTATATGGTGGTTTTAATCATATTGAGTCCTCCTCTTGGAATGTTACTTTTGATATTGAGAATGACAAAATTATTCCTAATTCAATGGCTTTAGCCAATTATTTACGAATGGGAGGAAGGATTTTTGACTAACAGTAATTTAAAAACCTTTGATAATTTTTACTCAAATATATAGGAGAAAAAGAATGAAAAAACGTACCTTGGTTTGGCTAGTTTTAGCTCTTGTAGTATTCGGTGGCGGAGCATGGATGGCGAAAGAAGCAAATTTATTTCTGAGCCCACGAGCTAAGCAGTTAGCTTATCTGAAGGAGCATGAAGAAGAAATTGTAAAATTTGTAAAGTCTAAAAATTTAAAGATTGAATCTGTTCAGATGGATTGGAATAGTTTAACTGTTGAACAAATAGGAAATGGAACTCCACAGGGTGGAGGTTATAATCTATCAGTGAAGGGTTCTTTTAATCATATAAAGGATTCTGACTTTACAATAGATTTTCGATTAAAAAATAAAAATGATGTGCTTTCAATAGATCGGATTGGCATGTATAATCAGCCTAGAGTGTTAAAAAATGTAGGTTGGGACAAGTATGACGGATAGTAATCTAAAAGATTATAACAACTTTTATGATAGCTTAATCCCTCACTCATCCCCACTGACTTCGAATACTTGCTAAAAGTATTTTTTTTTACATTCATGATATAATATACTTAGATTCCACTATATAGGAGGAAAGAAATGAAAAAACGTACTTTAGTTTGGCTAATTTTAGCACTTGTAATTTTTGGAGGAGGCGCATGGATGGCACAGAAAACAAATCTATTTGGAGGAATAACTCTGAGCCCACGGGCTAAGCAGTTGGCTTATCTGAAGGAGCATGAAGAGGAGATGGCGAACTTTATAAAGTCTAGAAATCCTAAAGTCGAAAGTGTCCAATTTGATTGGGATAGTATGAAAGTAGAAAATATAGGAAATGGTACCCCTCAAGGTGGGGGATATATTATAACATTGGATGGAAAAATAAATAACAATGAAGATACTGAATTTACAATTGGTTTCCCTATAGAATATAATAGCAATAGTATTCCCAATATTAAGAAAATTTCTGAAATGCAACCGATAAGAGTTTTGAAAGGCAACGTATGGGAGATTTATGACTAACAGTAATTTAAAAACCTTTGATAATTTTTATGCGGATTTAGCGCAATCGGCTTATACTGGTCGTCCCAATAATTTTCCACCTAAAAATAATTCAATAGAAGCAAGAGTGTTTGACTATTCAAAAGAAATAATTTATAACGAAGAAATCACCCCTGGAGGTAAACATCTACCCCATAATGGTAGAGTCTACTTGCAGCCGGATCCTGATTTGCGAGATACTTATAAAGTTACATCGATACCAGTTCCTGATGCGAATGGGATGAGGCAGGATATTCGTCACAAACGGTATCAAAAAGGACTCTTAACTGATGATGAAGCTGGTTTCAGTGCCTACTACTTAACGGATACGCCTACCTTGACTAATGATACTACGAAAACCTATATGACCATCCGCGGAAGTGATGCCATCAGTAAAGAAAATTGGAACGACTGGGTTGACAACGATGCTAAGTTCGCTCTCAATCATATCCATACGCCGCAAGCCAAGTTAGCAACAGTAGGAATGAAAACGAAAATCGCTGAGATGCGCGAAAAGGCTCCAAATGCGACGATGGACATCACAGGTCACTCCTTAGGGACCATTGTCTCTGCCCAAGGGGTAGCTGGCCTTACTGATCAAGAACTGGAGAAAATCGGCAAAGTGGTCCTCTTTGACGGCCCGGACACGACAAAGAGTTTAAAGAAAATGGGACTCAGCGATGAGAAAATCAAAAAGATCAGCGAAAAAATCGAGTACTATGTCAATCCATTTGATGTCGTGGGGATGCTCAATCGTGAGCATACCATCACCAAATTACCGGGGGACTCCGATGAACCTCTTAAGAAACCCGTCGGTAAAGTCAATGTCCTCGTTCCCCTTCATTATACCCAAATTACTGATCCGGAAAGCTCCCATGACTTTGGTGTTTTCCAATCGGATGGAAAGGGAAATTTATTGACCGCGTCTGAGGATTTTCACCCAGAATTGCTCAGGGCAGGTGAAAAGCTAGCTCGACTGATAGCGACAACGTTGGATTCCCTCCGGGCTTTAGGAGTCGATGAAAATGTAGCCTCAAATGTTTTAAATGCCATTATGAGGGGTGAGTTTAAAATAAAGGCAGCTATTGGTTATGCTGTTTACGAGAATTTTACAACTGAATATAGTAAAATTGTCGAAGAAGCTCGTCAGGAATCTATAAAGTGGGATCGAGAAGCTATTCCTCGTTATCAGGAACAACTGAGAAATGGCAATCTTACAGGAGAAAAGAGGATTTTGGTTCGAGCTCAGTTGCTTCAGACAGCAGCCCAGTTGGCAAATTTTGACATGGAAGACAAAGTTAAATCTGTGAAAACCTTACTTTCAGATGCTAAGGAAGATATTCAAAACATGATAAAAGAAACAAGACAGACAGCGTTTGACATGGTTGGATATTTGTCAAGTTCAGAAGTTACAAATCTACTTTCTGGTTTTGACACAACAAGCTTTTGGGATGAAGGCGTTGCAAGTGACACGAAGACAGCAGCAACATCCTTCCTGACACAAATTGAGCAGCTAGGGGAAAGCCTGGTTAAAGCTAGTGGTTCCTTTGAAACCATAGATACAAATAGTGCTGAAGATTTTAACAATCTATTGGCGGATGTAAAACAAACATGGAGGGAAAAAAATGTTAGTCCTAACGGATGAGGATACTTTAATTACAAGAGAGCAACTCGACAGAGGCTTCAAAGAAAGAATGAAGGAACAAGAACGCCAAGCAGTCAGGGCCTTAGTAACTGCAAAAGAACTGTCAATCCTTGCTAAGGGAGTGGAGTTGGCTAAAAAGTTGCAAGAAGCAGCCTCAGATATGCAAGAGTACGCCTCTAAGACTTATGTAAACAATATTAAGGGTGGATTTGAGGGCAAGGCCGCTGATGCTGCTGAAACTTACTTGACCCAGACCATGCAAACACCTGCTTTACAAAGTCCTATCAAGAACTAGGAGAAAACTTGTGATGGATAAAAAGGAACTTCAGAAACTAGAGGATGAGCATAATCGTAAATTACGAGACTTAGAGCGTTTGGAGATGGATTTGGATGATGATTT
This Streptococcus oralis DNA region includes the following protein-coding sequences:
- a CDS encoding cutinase family protein — translated: MTNSNLKTFDNFYADLAQSAYTGRPNNFPPKNNSIEARVFDYSKEIIYNEEITPGGKHLPHNGRVYLQPDPDLRDTYKVTSIPVPDANGMRQDIRHKRYQKGLLTDDEAGFSAYYLTDTPTLTNDTTKTYMTIRGSDAISKENWNDWVDNDAKFALNHIHTPQAKLATVGMKTKIAEMREKAPNATMDITGHSLGTIVSAQGVAGLTDQELEKIGKVVLFDGPDTTKSLKKMGLSDEKIKKISEKIEYYVNPFDVVGMLNREHTITKLPGDSDEPLKKPVGKVNVLVPLHYTQITDPESSHDFGVFQSDGKGNLLTASEDFHPELLRAGEKLARLIATTLDSLRALGVDENVASNVLNAIMRGEFKIKAAIGYAVYENFTTEYSKIVEEARQESIKWDREAIPRYQEQLRNGNLTGEKRILVRAQLLQTAAQLANFDMEDKVKSVKTLLSDAKEDIQNMIKETRQTAFDMVGYLSSSEVTNLLSGFDTTSFWDEGVASDTKTAATSFLTQIEQLGESLVKASGSFETIDTNSAEDFNNLLADVKQTWREKNVSPNG